Below is a genomic region from Timaviella obliquedivisa GSE-PSE-MK23-08B.
TCGCTGACTAAATACAATATCAGCCGCTAAATTTTGCACCTTAAACGAAGAACTATAGCTGCCCATCAAATCAATCTCTCGACGGTAAAGAATGTTGGGATTGATAGGAATTTCGAGTTCATCAGGAAACTCGGCAAAAAACAGAATCTTGCCACCTTTGCGCGTACAGTCGAGCGCCTGAAAAAAAGCTTTGTCGCTGGGCACCGCTAAAATTGCAGTGTCTACCCCCATGCCTTGAGTCAGCGCCGCAATTTTTGCTGATAGCTCCGGATCGCGGGCATCAAAGGCGGCTTCGGCTCCCACACTCAGCGCTTTTTCCATGCGAGAAGGAATGAGATCAGTGGCGATCGCCCGTCCCCCAAAGTATTTGATCAACATAACAAACATTAAGCCGATCGGTCCTGCCCCTGTAACCAGCACAGTTTGTCCCGGCGCAATCTGCGCTTTCTTAACGGCTTTCAAGCAGCAGTTCGTCGGCTCTACAAAACTGGCTTGCTCATCGGTAATATTATCAGGAATAGGAATCAAGCCGCCGTGTTCGACAATGTGACCCGGCACCTTAACATATTCAGCAAAACCACCGCCAGCAGGAGAAAAGCCTGCTGTAGTAGTGACATTTTTATAAACATCACACATAGAAAAGTTTTCGTTGAGGCAATAACCGCAATGCATACAAGGAATATGATGCATCACAACAACACGTTGCCCAACCTGCCAGTTTTTAACATCAGCGCCCACAGCCGCGATCGCCCCGGCTGTTTCATGTCCAAAAATTCGGGGTGGCTCATACAGGGGATAGCGAATTTTTTTAATATCTGACTGACAAAGCCCAACCACTTTAACCTGCACCAGCACTTCATCAACGCCAAGGTCTGGTTTGGGCACTTCCTCGTAGCTGAGTTGGTTAACGCCTCGAAAAACCTGTGCTTTCATAAATCATCCTCCTGTGCTTCCAAGGATGACTTTACCGTATCTGTGGGCATCTTTTAAGGCAACAAAAATGAAAGCGATAAGGATGATTGAGGCTAGGTTTCATGAGTCGTCCCCAGCATCGCGGCTTCTGCTATGACGATCGCTGACGACCTCTAATGTCTCCGTCTCTGCCTCTTCAGTTGCCTCATCCGCCATCATGGCGATCGTTTCAAAAAGATCATGTTGAATGTGGTTTTGTCCAGTAAAATCTTGTTCAGCATGATCTTGCCCAACATCATCTTGAAATACTGCCAAGTCAAACCAGAAAGTCGTGCCTACTCCCTCTTCACTAACTAAATGCACTTCACTGTGATGCTTTTTCACAATATTTTGGACAATCGACAATCCCAAACCCGTTCCTTCTAACGTATGCACTCGGTTCTCAACGCGAAAAAAGCGATCGAAAATTGCCTTTTGATCTTCTGGATCAATGCCAATGCCTGTATCTGCAACTTCTACGCGCACGTAGCTAGGTGATTGATCACCGACCGGATCAAGCAGGTATGCCCGCAGCGACACTTTACCACCCGGCTGAGTGAACTTTAAGCCATTGCCAATGAGGTTAGAAAAAACCTGCACCAGCAAATCATAGTTGCCTAATACAGAGGGAAGATCGGCTTCAACTTCTTGCACCAGTTCAATCTCTTTGTCCCGCGCGTTCAGTCGGTGGGTGCGAATGGTCTGCTCAATGGGCTGGATAATCTCAACAGCCTCCAAGGCGTAACGCTTATTAGACTCTAGCTTAGAGAGATCTAATACATCGTTCACTAAACGAGTCAGGCGATCGGTTTCTCGGTTAGCAGTGTCCAAAAATTCGCGCTTTTCCTGTTCAGTTAAATCTTCTCCATATTCATGCAGCGTTTCAATGAACGACTTAATGTTGAACAACGGCGTGCGCAATTCGTGGGAAACATTGCTGATGAACTGACTCTTCGCTTCGTTAAGCTCAACCTCACGGGTAATATCTTGAATTGTGATTGCTACCCCTTTAACGGTTTCACGATATTGATCTAACACCGTTGTCAACAAAATTCGTACGGTGCGATTGGTCGGCTCGGGCAAAAACAAGCGGAACTCGGCACCCTCACGGAATTCGACAGGAGGCTTGCCCGAAGCCATTTGGTAAAGCGGACGGGTCAACTCAATTTTGACGGAATCGGGTAGATGATAAAGCACATTTTCGCCAACCACCTGGGCATTTTCCCAACCAAAAAGACTACGTGCGGTGGGGTTGGTCAAAATGACCCGCATGTCGGTATCGAGCAAAACGGCTCCATCGGCGATCGTTGCCACCAATGTTTCTAGCTTTGCTTTTTCTGCGGTCAACTCCTCAATGTTTTGCTCGTCATAGGTTTCCAGGCGCTCTGCCATTTCGTTAAAGTTGAGAATTAACTCTGCCAATTCTCCACCCAACGGCAAATCAATGCGCTGCTTAAAGTTTCCAGCGGCAATATTTTTAACGCCTAGCAGTAGCTCTTTAATGGGCTGGGTAATCGTCAAGGCATTAAACACTGCCCCCAAAATTACCATGACCCAAATTGACACGAACACCGCGATTGTCACATCCCGCGTTAAATGAGACGAGTTGACCACGGTGGGGTTAGGATTAATGCCGATCGCCATTACCCCTAAGTATTGGTCATCGTGATGGAGGGGCACAAACACATCGGTGACCTCACCATCGGGGGTCATGTGTTGCCGAACCATGGGTTCACTTAAGTTTTCGCCATAGTTTTCGGGTAGCTGCATCCGTCGCCGAATGGTCAAGGAGTTTTGCACCTCAGATTCGGAAAATGGAATTCCAAAAAAGATATTGCCATCTTCGTCGGCGTAGAGCATGTAGCGAACGCTAGAAGTGCTGCCAAAGAAACTTTGAGAGAAGCGCGCTAGCTCCGTGCGATCGCCCGTTCCAACTAAAGGCGCAACGTTAGCCGCTAGCAATAGCCCTAAATCTCGTCCAAAGCGAGTGTCAGTAAGGCGAGTGTCTTCCTGAATTGAGTTGACTGCCCAGAACGTTAGTCCGCTCATGAGTAGCGATACAACTAAGGTTGCCGCTGCCATCAGCCGAGTCTGGAGGGTAAATTCTGACCACCAGCGGACAATAATCTGTTGAAATTTATGCAGCAGGTCTAACAAGGGATTCAGTAAAAGGGTTGACTCAAAGGACTTTGGACGTTACCGATATCTTCACTGAGTTCCATTGAATTTAGGCAATAGTGAGCGTTCGTGAGGGCAGTGACTCTATCTTATCGAACGAATCGTTAAGACCGAATCTGATGTCCAATGTCTTGACGATAATACATTTCGTCAAACTGAATACATTTAACCGCTGCATAGGCAGAAGCGATCGCCTCTGCAAAGCTTTCTTTAACTGCTGTTACACCCAGCACTCGTCCCCCATCGGTAACGCACTGGTTTTGCTTCAGCTTCGTCCCTGCCTGAAATATCATTGCCCCAGTGGCTTCTGCTGAGTCGATGCCATGAATTGCCACACCTTTCTTGTACCCTTCTGGATATCCGCCCGCTGCCATCACCACGCAAGCCGCTGCCCCCGACTTCCATATCAACGGCGGTAAGTCCGCCAGCCTTTGTTGAGCGCAAGCCAGTAGCACCATTTCTAAAGGCGTTTCTAGTAACGGAATGACTACCTGGGTTTCAGGATCACCAAATCGACAGTTAAATTCAATGACCTTAGGCTCACCCTCTGGCGTGATCATTAGCCCCGCATACAGCACACCCCGGTAGTCAATACCTCGTTGGTTCAGCGTGGCGATCGCAGGTTCCAGTACTTCCTGCTGAATACGCTCCATTAGCTTGGGAGTAACCAGAGGTGCCGGGGCATATGCCCCCATACCCCCGGTATTTGCGCCCGTATCACCCTCCCCAATTCGCTTATGGTCTTGAGCAGGCAACAAAGGGCGAATGGTCACGCCATCCGTCACGGCTAGCACCGAAACCTCTTGCCCTTGCAACCATTCTTCAATCACAACCCGATTGCCCGCTTCACCAAAGGTGCCGCCAAATGCCGCCTCAATTGCCACGATCGCCTCTGCCAATGTCGTCGCCACCGTCACGCCTTTCCCAGCCGCCAAGCCATCAGCTTTGACCACAATTGGAGCACCCTGGTCTTTGGCATAGGCGATCGCTTCTGCCACATTGTTAAACGTCGCCGCCTTTGCCGTCGGAATTTTTGCCTCCAGCATCAACGCCTTTGCCCAAGCCTTACTCGCCTCAATCTGAGCGCCCGCCTGAGTCGGACCAAATACTGTCAAGCCCTGCCCTTGCAAATAATCGGTAATGCCAGCCGCCAAAGGCACTTCAGGACCAACCACAATCAACGCAATGTTATTTACCAGGGCAAATCGAGCAATCCCCTCAAAATCTGTCACCCCCATTCCTACGTTGTGGCAACCCTTGAGCGTTGCTGTTCCTCCATTGCCCGGCACACACACCACCTCTTGAACCTGCACAGATTGCAGCAACTTCCAGGCAAGCGCGTGTTCTCGACCACCATTTCCAACTACCAAAACTTTCACGCTTCGTCCGCCTTCTGGTGAAGTTTGTTTAAACCAGACTCAGCCTAATACGACTGATTTAAACAAAAATGCAATTTATTATGTCATAACTGCCGAAAGGAGTGTCAAAAACAAAATAATGGGAAATACTTAGAGCAACAGGTTAAGAGCTCAAATTTATGCGTCCCTCCCCCATGTCTTTCCTTTTTTCCCTTAGTCTCAACCATTCTACACGCCAGTTAAGCGCTGCATTTTTAGCCCTTAGTATGTCCTGGGTCTTGAGCTACCCTACGCTGGCTGCGCCCGAGCCAGAAGCAACGGTTAATCCCCTTGAAATGACTGAGCCTGATCCCCTGCTGCCTGTCATGGTCATCGATCGCCCTCTTAGCCCTCAAGAGCAAAGCGTTCTAGCCGCCGCAACTGACGAGCTACGCAATCAAGCAGAGGCAAAGTTTCGTGCAGGAGATTTGCCGGGAGCTTTCGAGATTTGGAACCGAGAATTGCGTCTACGACGAGTATTGGGCACTGCCCAAGAAGTAGAATCCTTAAGCCGAGTTGGTGAAATAGCCTGGAGCCAGACCCAAACAACCGAGGTGCGAGTCATTACCCAACGGCTTCAAGTCATAGAACAAGACCTGCAACAGCAAACTCCTCTCAACTACGATCTGCTGATGAAAATTGCTGAGGCGTATCAAAAAATGCGGGCACAGGCTCCAGCCGTAGCTCTTTACGAGCAGTTATTAGCGCAAGCACAGCAACAAAAAAATATTCCCGAACAGCAAAAAATACTAACAGCACTAGGCGATTTGCACCAGTCTTGGTTCGATTATCCCAACGCGATCGCCGCCTACAAACAGCTTTTAGCCTTAGCTCGAACGAAAGCCGATGGAGCCGCCGAAGAGCTTTACTTACAAAAGCTAGCAATACTCTACCAAGAGAACGAGCAGCCTGATGAAGCGATCGCCATGCAG
It encodes:
- a CDS encoding zinc-dependent dehydrogenase yields the protein MKAQVFRGVNQLSYEEVPKPDLGVDEVLVQVKVVGLCQSDIKKIRYPLYEPPRIFGHETAGAIAAVGADVKNWQVGQRVVVMHHIPCMHCGYCLNENFSMCDVYKNVTTTAGFSPAGGGFAEYVKVPGHIVEHGGLIPIPDNITDEQASFVEPTNCCLKAVKKAQIAPGQTVLVTGAGPIGLMFVMLIKYFGGRAIATDLIPSRMEKALSVGAEAAFDARDPELSAKIAALTQGMGVDTAILAVPSDKAFFQALDCTRKGGKILFFAEFPDELEIPINPNILYRREIDLMGSYSSSFKVQNLAADIVFSQRIDVDALVSDRYPLSDLAAAVERAVAPTPETLKILIYP
- a CDS encoding HAMP domain-containing protein → MAAATLVVSLLMSGLTFWAVNSIQEDTRLTDTRFGRDLGLLLAANVAPLVGTGDRTELARFSQSFFGSTSSVRYMLYADEDGNIFFGIPFSESEVQNSLTIRRRMQLPENYGENLSEPMVRQHMTPDGEVTDVFVPLHHDDQYLGVMAIGINPNPTVVNSSHLTRDVTIAVFVSIWVMVILGAVFNALTITQPIKELLLGVKNIAAGNFKQRIDLPLGGELAELILNFNEMAERLETYDEQNIEELTAEKAKLETLVATIADGAVLLDTDMRVILTNPTARSLFGWENAQVVGENVLYHLPDSVKIELTRPLYQMASGKPPVEFREGAEFRLFLPEPTNRTVRILLTTVLDQYRETVKGVAITIQDITREVELNEAKSQFISNVSHELRTPLFNIKSFIETLHEYGEDLTEQEKREFLDTANRETDRLTRLVNDVLDLSKLESNKRYALEAVEIIQPIEQTIRTHRLNARDKEIELVQEVEADLPSVLGNYDLLVQVFSNLIGNGLKFTQPGGKVSLRAYLLDPVGDQSPSYVRVEVADTGIGIDPEDQKAIFDRFFRVENRVHTLEGTGLGLSIVQNIVKKHHSEVHLVSEEGVGTTFWFDLAVFQDDVGQDHAEQDFTGQNHIQHDLFETIAMMADEATEEAETETLEVVSDRHSRSRDAGDDS
- the purD gene encoding phosphoribosylamine--glycine ligase, with the translated sequence MKVLVVGNGGREHALAWKLLQSVQVQEVVCVPGNGGTATLKGCHNVGMGVTDFEGIARFALVNNIALIVVGPEVPLAAGITDYLQGQGLTVFGPTQAGAQIEASKAWAKALMLEAKIPTAKAATFNNVAEAIAYAKDQGAPIVVKADGLAAGKGVTVATTLAEAIVAIEAAFGGTFGEAGNRVVIEEWLQGQEVSVLAVTDGVTIRPLLPAQDHKRIGEGDTGANTGGMGAYAPAPLVTPKLMERIQQEVLEPAIATLNQRGIDYRGVLYAGLMITPEGEPKVIEFNCRFGDPETQVVIPLLETPLEMVLLACAQQRLADLPPLIWKSGAAACVVMAAGGYPEGYKKGVAIHGIDSAEATGAMIFQAGTKLKQNQCVTDGGRVLGVTAVKESFAEAIASAYAAVKCIQFDEMYYRQDIGHQIRS
- a CDS encoding tetratricopeptide repeat protein, translated to MSFLFSLSLNHSTRQLSAAFLALSMSWVLSYPTLAAPEPEATVNPLEMTEPDPLLPVMVIDRPLSPQEQSVLAAATDELRNQAEAKFRAGDLPGAFEIWNRELRLRRVLGTAQEVESLSRVGEIAWSQTQTTEVRVITQRLQVIEQDLQQQTPLNYDLLMKIAEAYQKMRAQAPAVALYEQLLAQAQQQKNIPEQQKILTALGDLHQSWFDYPNAIAAYKQLLALARTKADGAAEELYLQKLAILYQENEQPDEAIAMQQKLVDIYTRKQELNLIPSLKMAMGDSYLAAQRPDLAATNYQEAFAVSRSIQQYGYASEALQRLASLYRSLARLEDVLVVYQLLLDVQQQSYDTLGIMNTYDQIGQIQRTQGNNPQAAASFRQGLQLAQQLKYKVGYFLAQLQEVSP